DNA sequence from the Thermoanaerobaculia bacterium genome:
GTCGGCGCTTCCGACGTCGTAGAGCGTGCAGATGTGAGGGTGGGTGAGCTGCGAGATCGCCCGCGCCTCGCGCTCGAAGCGGGCCTTCAGGTCCGGATCGTCGGTCAGGTGCGAGGGGAGGACCTTGATCGCGACGTCGCGCCCGAGCCGGGCATCCTTCGCCTTGTAGACCTCTCCCATGCCCCCGGCGCCGATGGGCGAAACGATCTCGTAGGGACCGAGGCGAGTTCCGGCCTGGAGTGTCATTGGGTGGCATCGATCATAGCGCGGCTCAGGTGAGGCGAAGGCCTTCGACCGAGAGGAGAGGGCGGGTGACAGGAACGGGTGAGCGCCTGCTACGGCGACGCGGTTCTCATCGCCCGCCTCCCGAGAACAGCACGATCGGCGAGGAGTCCGATTCGCCGACCCGAAGGACCGCGAGGAAGCGCTTGCCGTCGGGAGAAACGGCATACGGCCAGGAAGGGGAGCTTCCCCGGCCGCGCAGGGGGGCGTCGAAGATCGGACGCGGAGGGTCTGCCGAGAATTCATGCCCCGAAAGGTGAACCGAAGTCGTCATCAGCGTGCGCCGCCCGCTCGTGGTGCTCGGCGCGACGTAGAAGAGCTCGGTCCCGTCCCGGCTCCAGAGCGGCTCCGAGCCTCCCCCCGAAGAGACTCGCCACTTGGCGTCCGTCGCCGGAAAAGTCTGGACGTACACCTCCAGGACGCCCGATTCGTCGGAGCTGTACGCGAGGAAACGCCCGTCGGGCGAAAAGGCGGAGAACATCTGCAGGGAAGAGGACGGACGAAAAGGGACCGCCTTTCCATTTTCGGCGATCGGGAGGATCCAGATATCGGTCGAATCGCCTGCCGCTCCAACGGGCTTGCTCTGGCTGAAGCTCAGGAACCGGCCATCCGGCGACCAGCTTTCCGGGAACTTCCAGAGGTCGTTGGCGAGGAGGAGGCGGGCCGATCCCGATCCGCGGCTGTCCCGCTGATAGAGGTCGAAGACGCCTTTCAAGTCGGAAGCGAAGACGATCGACCGGCCGTCGGGAGAAAAGGCTTGAGCGGACGCCTGATCGGAGATGAGCGAAACGGCTCCCTGGGCGAGATCGATCGTCTGGACGAGAGAACGGTCGCGGTCGGGATCGAGCGAGTAGAAGGCGGCCTGGCGTCCGTCGGGCGAGAGCGTCACCGCGACGATCGCCCCGGGAGAACCGACCGTCCCGACCGGATGCCCCTGGCGATCCAGCCACGTCATCTGGTACTGAGACACGGCCCCGCCGCGGAACGCCAGCGTGCCGTCGGCCGCGAGCGCGAAGGCGGAGTACCCGTCGGTGTCGGGGTCGATCCAGACCTGATCGGTCACGGGCGTCGGCTCGCCCGAAAGGGCGCCGCGATCCGGGTCGAAAGGCTGGGCGAGGAGCGTCGTCCCTCGAAGAAAGTAGAGCCGTCCGCCCGAATAGAAAGCGCCGCTCGTGGCGTCGGCGATCATCGTGCGCTTTCCTCCGTCGATCGACGCCATTTCGAGAGCCAGCCGGTGCGGCGCGGTTGCGCGGCGGTTCATGAAGACGAAGTGCTTTCCATCCGGGAGAAAGCGCGGCCAGCGATGCGACACCTCTTTGGGAGACGCGGCGAGCGCCGTCACGGGCGTCACGGCGCCTCCCGAGGGAGAGACGCGAACGAGCGGGCCGCCGCCTTGCGGAGAAAAAACGATCTGTCCGGCTCCCCAGCTTCCTCCGCGGCTGTCGGCGGCATCGGCGAGAACCTGGGGAGGTCCGCCGGCGAGATCGATGCGCTTGAGCTTCCGGTCGGCGAAAAATGCCACCGAGCGGCCGTCGGGGGAGAAGAACGGCGCGCCCGCGCCTTCGGTGGCGGGAAGCGCTCGCGGCTCGAGGGAGTCGAGGTCGCGGACGTAGAGCTTCGTGCGCCCGTCCGGTCCCGCCGCGACGAAGGCGAGGCGCCGGCCGTCGGCCGAGATGTCGATCGACCCCGAGCCGATCGTGTTGGCGGGCGGAAGGACGTTCACCTTCATCGCTCTGGGCTCGGTGCGCCCGCGCCGGACGGCGATCCCGGCGAGGACGATCGACAGGAGGACGGCCGCGGCGGCGATCGCCCAGGGAAGGCGACGGGATCCGGGTGCCGCCGGAGCGGCGAGCGAAACGTCCGCCGGCGATTCGCTCTCGGATCGTGTGAGCTCGAGGCGCGCGTCGGCGATGTCGTGGAGGCGCTGCTTCGGGTCCTTCTGGAGGCAAAGGGAAAGCACCCGACGGGCGTTTGCGGGGAGTCCCGGCGGCAGCAACGCGAAGTCCGGCTCGTTCTTGAGCACCGCGGCGAGCACGTCCGAAACCGTTTCCCCTTCGAACAGCCGTCGGCCCGTCAGCATCTCGAAGAGCACGACGCCGAACGCCCAGACGTCGGCGCGCTTGTCGGCCTTCTTTCCGCGGGCCTGCTCCGGCGCCATGTAAGCCGCCGTGCCGATGATCATCCCGGCCTGCGTGCCGACGGAGAGCGTCGGCGAACGCGTGAGGTCCGGCGAAGATCCGCCGGGTTCGGCGTCGAGGGCCTTGGCGAGCCCGA
Encoded proteins:
- a CDS encoding protein kinase, giving the protein MTLQAGTRLGPYEIVSPIGAGGMGEVYKAKDARLGRDVAIKVLPSHLTDDPDLKARFEREARAISQLTHPHICTLYDVGSAD
- a CDS encoding protein kinase, which gives rise to MTLSSGTRLGPYEIVSPIGAGGMGEVYRARDARLGRDVAIKVLPESVSRDPDRLARFEREARVLASVNHPNIAAIYGLEDSTAVKALVLELVEGPTLQDRIEDGPIPFDEARSIALQIAEALEAAHERGIVHRDLKPANIKLGGNDRVKVLDFGLAKALDAEPGGSSPDLTRSPTLSVGTQAGMIIGTAAYMAPEQARGKKADKRADVWAFGVVLFEMLTGRRLFEGETVSDVLAAVLKNEPDFALLPPGLPANARRVLSLCLQKDPKQRLHDIADARLELTRSESESPADVSLAAPAAPGSRRLPWAIAAAAVLLSIVLAGIAVRRGRTEPRAMKVNVLPPANTIGSGSIDISADGRRLAFVAAGPDGRTKLYVRDLDSLEPRALPATEGAGAPFFSPDGRSVAFFADRKLKRIDLAGGPPQVLADAADSRGGSWGAGQIVFSPQGGGPLVRVSPSGGAVTPVTALAASPKEVSHRWPRFLPDGKHFVFMNRRATAPHRLALEMASIDGGKRTMIADATSGAFYSGGRLYFLRGTTLLAQPFDPDRGALSGEPTPVTDQVWIDPDTDGYSAFALAADGTLAFRGGAVSQYQMTWLDRQGHPVGTVGSPGAIVAVTLSPDGRQAAFYSLDPDRDRSLVQTIDLAQGAVSLISDQASAQAFSPDGRSIVFASDLKGVFDLYQRDSRGSGSARLLLANDLWKFPESWSPDGRFLSFSQSKPVGAAGDSTDIWILPIAENGKAVPFRPSSSLQMFSAFSPDGRFLAYSSDESGVLEVYVQTFPATDAKWRVSSGGGSEPLWSRDGTELFYVAPSTTSGRRTLMTTSVHLSGHEFSADPPRPIFDAPLRGRGSSPSWPYAVSPDGKRFLAVLRVGESDSSPIVLFSGGGR